The following proteins come from a genomic window of Emys orbicularis isolate rEmyOrb1 chromosome 9, rEmyOrb1.hap1, whole genome shotgun sequence:
- the AP1S3 gene encoding AP-1 complex subunit sigma-3, with amino-acid sequence MTDILSRTEHVWIRFILLFSRQGKLRLQKWYITLPDKERKKITREIVQIILARSQRMSSFVDWKDLKLVYKRYASLYFCCAIEDQDNELLTLEVVHRYVELLDKYFGNVCELDIIFNFEKAYFILDEFIMGGEIQETSKKSAVKAIEDSDMLQETMEEYMNKPAF; translated from the exons ATGACAGACATATTATCAAGGACAGAGCATGTATGG ATACGCTTTATACTGCTGTTCAGCCGACAAGGGAAATTAAGACTGCAGAAGTGGTACATAACGTTACCTGACAAAGAGAGGAAAAAGATCACACGGGAAATTGTTCAGATTATTCTGGCTCGCAGTCAAAGGATGAGCAGTTTTGTCGACTGGAAAGACCTAAAGCTAGTTTACAAAAG gtaTGCTAGTTTATATTTTTGCTGTGCAATAGAAGACCAGGATAATGAGCTGCTGACACTAGAGGTTGTTCATCGTTATGTAGAACTACTGGACAAGTATTTTGGAAAT GTTTGCGAGCTGGATATTATCTTTAATTTTGAAAAGGCTTATTTTATTCTTGATGAGTTTATAATGGGTGGAGAAATACAAGAAACATCAAAGAAATCAGCAGTGAAAGCCATAGAAGATTCTGATATGTTACAAGAG acaatGGAGGAATATATGAACAAACCTGCATTTTAA